A genomic stretch from Dama dama isolate Ldn47 chromosome 10, ASM3311817v1, whole genome shotgun sequence includes:
- the SBK1 gene encoding serine/threonine-protein kinase SBK1 → MSVGCPEPEPPHSLPCCGPGTAPGLGAGVPLLTEDMQALTLRTVAASDVTKHYELVRELGKGTYGKVDLVAYKGTGTKMALKFVNKSKTKLKNFLREVSITNSLSSSPFIIKVFDVVFETEDCYVFAQEYAPAGDLFDIIPPQVGLPEDTVKRCVQQLGLALDFMHGRQLVHRDIKPENVLLFDRECRRVKLADFGMTRRVGCRVKRVSGTIPYTAPEVCQAGRADGFAVDTGVDVWAFGVLIFCVLTGNFPWEAASGADAFFEEFVRWQRGRLPGLPSQWRRFTEPALRMFQRLLALEPERRGPAKEVFRFLKHELTSELRRRPSHRARKPAGDRPPAAGPLRLEAPGPLKRTVLTESGSGSRPAPPAVGPGPVPVPVPVPVPVPVPEPGLAPPGPPGRTDGRPDKSKGQVVLATAIEICV, encoded by the exons ATGAGCGTGGGCTGCCCAGAGCCCGAgcctccccactccctgccctgCTGCGGGCCAGGGACCGCCCCCGGGCTGGGTGCCGGCGTGCCCCTCCTCACCGAAGACATGCAGGCGCTGACCCTCCGCACAGTGGCCGCGAGCGATGTCACCAAACACTACGAACTCGTCCGGGAGCTGGGCAAGGGCACCTATGGGAAGGTCGACCTGGTGGCCTACAAGGGCACAG GCACGAAGATGGCGCTGAAGTTTGTGAACAAGAGCAAGACCAAGCTGAAGAACTTCCTGCGGGAGGTGAGCATCACCAACAGCCTCTCCTCCAGCCCCTTCATCATCAAGGTCTTCGACGTCGTGTTTGAGACCGAGGACTGCTATGTCTTCGCCCAGGAGTACGCGCCCGCCGGGGACCTATTCGACATTATTCCTCCTCAG GTGGGGCTCCCCGAGGACACCGTGAAGCGCTGCGTGCAGCAGCTGGGCCTGGCGCTGGACTTCATGCACGGTCGGCAGCTGGTGCACCGCGACATCAAGCCGGAGAACGTGCTGCTGTTCGACCGCGAGTGCCGGCGCGTGAAGCTGGCCGACTTCGGCATGACGCGCCGCGTGGGCTGCCGCGTGAAGCGGGTGAGCGGCACCATCCCGTACACAGCGCCCGAGGTGTGCCAGGCGGGCCGCGCCGACGGCTTCGCGGTGGACACGGGCGTGGATGTGTGGGCCTTCGGCGTGCTCATCTTCTGCGTGCTCACCGGCAACTTCCCGTGGGAGGCGGCGTCGGGCGCCGACGCCTTCTTCGAGGAGTTCGTACGCTGGCAGCGGGGCCGCCTGCCGGGGCTGCCGTCGCAGTGGCGCCGCTTCACTGAGCCAGCGCTGCGCATGTTCCAGCGGCTCCTGGCGCTGGAGCCCGAGCGCCGCGGGCCGGCCAAGGAGGTCTTCCGCTTCCTCAAGCACGAGCTCACGTCCGAGCTGCGGCGCCGACCCTCGCACCGCGCGCGCAAGCCCGCCGGGGACCGACCGCCGGCCGCCGGGCCGCTGCGCCTCGAGGCGCCCGGGCCGCTCAAGCGGACGGTGCTGACCGAGAGCGGCAGCGGCTCCCGGCCCGCGCCTCCCGCCGTCGGGCCCGGACCTGTGCCGGTCCCCGTCCCCGTGCCCGTGCCGGTCCCCGTGCCCGAGCCCGGCCTGGCCCCCCCGGGGCCTCCCGGCAGGACCGACGGCCGCCCGGACAAGAGCAAAGGGCAGGTGGTGCTGGCCACGGCCATCGAGATCTGCGTCTGa